One window of Acipenser ruthenus chromosome 52, fAciRut3.2 maternal haplotype, whole genome shotgun sequence genomic DNA carries:
- the LOC131722969 gene encoding tripartite motif-containing protein 16-like, with protein MKRGPERTAHVKHEPQARSLSRAGGIFRSDTGYYHNERGVSSAITHLAFERGGSRNNNSAVFTWLARMASNLWSEDQFSCSLCLEILKDPVTIPCGHSYCMGCIKNCWDQTDHTGVYSCPQCRETFTPRPVLGRNIMLAEVAGEFKRRRLNPPPAQSYAGPGDVPCDFCTGRKFKAVKSCLTCLASYCETHVKPHSEVTPLKRHKLVNAIGNLEQKLCAEHQKVLEVFCRTDQTCICWLCTDKDHKNHDTVSAEAERSVKQKQLGETQTEIQQRIQERLKEIEELKQAVESLKRSACIEIKESEKIFTELIRSIEKIHTEVIELIGANEKAAVNQAEGRMKKLEQEIAELRRRNAELKQLSETEDHIHFLQNFQSLCAPPEAGDLPSITVNTDISFGVVRKAVSKLKDHIEDFCKGELVKITTTVNETAVYTLGSRSSDRRFKVNEVAVYSLQAPEPRNRAEFLKYSCQLTLDPNTVHRNLCLSEGNRKVTWRRETQRYPDHSERFDSRYQVLCREGLSGTRCYWEIEWSGGGADIGVTYKGISRKGEDHSCGLGFNDNSWSLRCSDSSYSARHNNNQTAITAPHSPRIGVYLDFNAGTLSFYGISDKMTLLHRFQTTFTEPLYPGFWLRFGSPVTICQLN; from the exons ATGAAACGCGGACCGGAAAGAACCGCGCACGTGAAGCACGAGCCTCAGGCGCGCTCCCTTTCCCGCGCGGGAGGGATCTTCCGGTCTGACACCGGATATTATCATAATGAAAGAGGCGTGTCTTCTGCAATTACGCACCTAGCATTCGAGAGAGgaggaagcagaaacaacaacagcgcCGTGTTTACCTGGTTAG caagaatggcttcaaacttgtggtcagaggatCAGTTTAGTTGTTCACTgtgtctggagatattgaaggacccagtcactattccatgtggacacagttactgtatggggtgtattaagaactgctgggatcagactgatcatacaggtgtctacagctgcccccagtgcagagagacctttaccccaaggcctgttctggGCAGAAACATCATGCTGGCTGAAGTTGCTGGAGAATTCAAGAGGAGaagactcaatcctcctcctgctcaaagttatgctggacctggagatgtgccgtgtgatttctgcactgggagaaagttcaaagctgtgaaatcctgtttgacgtgcctggcctcttactgtgaaacacacgtcaagccacacagtgaggttactccattaaagaggcacaagctggtcaatgcaattggaaatctggagcagaagctttgtgctgaacaccagaaggttttggaaGTCTTCTGCAGAACCGATCAGACTTGTATTTGCTGGTTGTGTACAGACAAGGATCACAAGaaccatgatacagtctcagctgaagcagaaaggagtgtgaaacag aagcagctgggagagacacagacagaaatacaacagagaatccaggagagactcaAAGAAATTGaagagctgaaacaggctgtggagtcactgaaa agatctgcatgcatagaaataaaggaaagtgagaagatctttactgagctgatccgatccattgagaagatccacactgaggttattgagctgattggagctaatgagaaggctgcagtgaatcaggctgaaggacgcatgaagaaactggagcaggagattgctgagctaaggaggagaaacgctgagctgaaacagctttcagagacagaggatcacatccattttctacag aatttccagtctctctgtgcccctcctgaagctggagacttacccagcattactgtcaatacagacatctcttttggggttGTGAGGAAAGCAGTATCtaaacttaaagaccatattgaggacttctgcaagggggaattagtcaaaataactacaacag tgaatGAAACAGCAGTTTATACCCTGGGGTCTAGGAGCAGTGACAGACGTTTCAAAG tgaatgaagttgcagtttacagtctgcaggctccagagccaaggaacagagctgagtttttaaaat attcctgtcagctcacactggaccccaacacagtgcatagaaacctctgtctgtctgaagggaacagaaaggtgacatggaggagagagacccagagatatcctgaTCACTCAGAGAGATTTGACAGCCGGtaccaagtgctttgcagagagggtttgtctgggactcgctgttactgggagattgagtggagtgggggaggggctgatataggagtcacatataaaggaatcagcaggaaaggagaggATCATTCCTGTGgccttggattcaatgacaacTCCTGGAGTTTGCGCTGCTCTGATTCCAGTTACTctgcccggcacaataacaatcaaactgcaataactgccccccactcccccagaataggagtgtatctggactttaatgccggcacgctgtccttttatggcatCTCTGACaaaatgaccctcctgcacagattccaaaccacattcactgagccgctctatcctgggttttggcTTCGTTTTGGTtcccctgtaacaatctgccagctgaactag